Proteins encoded together in one Ipomoea triloba cultivar NCNSP0323 chromosome 4, ASM357664v1 window:
- the LOC116015032 gene encoding glutathione S-transferase-like translates to MALKVHGSLLSPAVLRVVACLKEKEIDYEFVNVNMQTGEHKQPHFLALNPFGQVPAFEDGDLKLFESRAITQYIAHTYVDKGTQLIVPDHKKMAIMSVWMEVEAQKFDPAASKLSFEIVIKPVLGMTTDDAVVAQYEEQLGKVLDVYEARLKESKYLGGDCFSLVDLHHIPLINNLVGTKVKALFDARPKVSAWIADILARPAWSKVQELLKQK, encoded by the exons ATGGCGCTTAAGGTCCACGGAAGCCTGCTATCGCCGGCGGTGTTGAGAGTCGTGGCTTGCCTCAAGGAGAAGGAGATCGATTACGAGTTTGTCAACGTTAACATGCAAACCGGAGAACACAAACAACCACATTTCCTTGCCCTCAAC CCGTTCGGTCAAGTTCCGGCATTTGAGGATGGAGATCTGAAACTCTTCG AGTCGAGGGCGATTACACAGTACATCGCGCACACGTATGTTGACAAGGGGACGCAGCTGATCGTCCCGGATCACAAGAAGATGGCGATCATGTCGGTGTGGATGGAGGTTGAGGCTCAGAAATTCGACCCTGCAGCTTCGAAGCTCAGCTTCGAGATCGTCATAAAGCCGGTTCTGGGGATGACGACGGACGATGCGGTGGTGGCGCAGTACGAGGAGCAACTAGGCAAGGTCCTCGATGTCTACGAGGCACGGTTGAAGGAATCGAAATACCTGGGCGGAGACTGCTTCTCCTTGGTCGATCTTCACCACATTCCTCTCATAAACAACCTCGTGGGTACTAAAGTTAAGGCCCTGTTTGATGCACGCCCAAAAGTTTCCGCATGGATCGCCGATATTTTGGCCAGGCCTGCCTGGTCAAAGGTTCAAGAATTGCTCAAACAGAAATAG